The candidate division WOR-3 bacterium genome includes a region encoding these proteins:
- a CDS encoding glycosyltransferase family 2 protein, with protein MVSILIITWNSKKYLKPCLDSILLQEQFKFFDYEIVVIDNNSQDGTVNIIEKSYSQVRLIKNAVNVGYAKANNQGIKIIRSEYILLLNPDTILRDNFFPPLIEYLKQNPRVGAIAPKILNPDLTIQDSVRAFPSYSILLWELTGLSRLFPQHKTFGRWRMKYFDYNQISEIDQPMASCLLVRKEAIEQIGGFDERFPMFYNDVDFCLRLKRAGWKIVYFPDSSVIHYRGASTKIVRTKMIFSMHKSLYHYFEKYDTSRWWQIKKLFLYPMLIFSALIRTFSKKL; from the coding sequence ATGGTTTCAATTCTTATTATAACTTGGAATAGCAAAAAATATCTAAAACCTTGTTTAGATTCAATTCTTCTTCAAGAGCAATTTAAATTTTTTGATTATGAAATCGTTGTCATTGACAATAATTCGCAAGATGGAACGGTTAATATTATTGAAAAAAGTTATTCCCAAGTTAGATTAATAAAAAATGCAGTAAATGTTGGTTATGCTAAAGCCAACAATCAAGGTATCAAAATTATCCGGAGTGAATATATTCTACTGCTTAATCCGGATACGATATTACGAGATAACTTCTTTCCACCACTAATTGAATATCTTAAACAAAATCCCCGAGTTGGTGCCATTGCTCCGAAAATACTAAATCCAGATTTAACAATTCAAGATTCAGTTCGCGCTTTTCCCAGTTATTCAATTTTATTGTGGGAATTAACTGGTTTATCACGACTTTTTCCCCAGCATAAAACTTTTGGCCGCTGGCGGATGAAATATTTCGATTATAATCAAATATCCGAAATTGACCAACCTATGGCATCATGTCTTTTGGTGCGCAAAGAAGCAATTGAGCAAATTGGCGGTTTTGATGAACGTTTTCCAATGTTTTATAATGATGTTGATTTTTGTTTGCGATTAAAGCGCGCCGGCTGGAAAATAGTTTATTTTCCGGATTCTTCAGTTATCCATTATCGGGGTGCAAGCACAAAAATAGTCCGCACCAAAATGATTTTTTCTATGCATAAAAGTTTATATCACTATTTTGAGAAATATGATACGAGTAGGTGGTGGCAAATCAAGAAACTTTTTTTATATCCGATGCTTATTTTTAGCGCACTAATCCGAACATTCTCGAAAAAGTTATAG
- a CDS encoding GDP-mannose 4,6-dehydratase, with protein MKKVLITGIEGFVGNYLAGYLQSLGYDIYGTYWAIPQKTNYKIYYCDIRNYSEILRVIKTIRPQIIFHLAAQSSVSQAEKNLKDTFAINTMGTLNVLESIRETKIRPRVIYISSCEVYGRSARKLTERMPPNPVSFYALSKLCAEKICLYYVSQYNLDIVILRPFSHTAPGQAEHFIFPSIAKRIAEIEVGKRKPVLQVGNINVKRDYLDVSDVIRAYYLAMKKGKTGEIYNITSGKPYTIKECIAFLLKLSKKKIKITTIKSLIRANDIPILTGSAQKFSQLTGWKPEVSFYTTLADLLNYYRMQMETGIS; from the coding sequence GTGAAAAAAGTCCTAATTACCGGTATTGAAGGATTTGTTGGTAATTATCTTGCAGGTTATCTTCAGTCATTGGGCTATGATATTTATGGCACTTATTGGGCTATTCCTCAGAAGACTAATTATAAAATCTATTATTGTGATATTCGCAACTATTCAGAAATTTTAAGGGTTATCAAAACGATTCGCCCCCAAATAATCTTTCATCTTGCGGCACAAAGTTCGGTTTCTCAAGCCGAAAAGAATCTTAAAGATACCTTCGCTATTAATACAATGGGCACACTAAATGTTTTAGAGTCAATAAGAGAAACGAAGATAAGACCACGGGTTATTTATATTTCATCCTGTGAAGTATATGGTCGAAGTGCGCGAAAATTGACTGAGCGTATGCCCCCCAATCCAGTAAGTTTTTATGCCTTAAGTAAACTCTGTGCGGAAAAGATATGTCTATATTATGTTAGTCAATATAACTTAGATATTGTAATCTTAAGACCATTTAGTCATACTGCGCCAGGACAGGCCGAGCATTTTATCTTTCCCAGTATTGCTAAAAGAATTGCGGAAATTGAAGTTGGCAAAAGAAAACCCGTATTACAAGTTGGCAATATCAATGTCAAAAGAGATTATCTTGATGTTTCGGATGTAATCCGTGCTTATTATTTGGCGATGAAAAAAGGAAAGACCGGTGAGATTTATAATATCACCAGTGGCAAACCTTATACCATAAAAGAGTGCATAGCATTTCTCTTGAAACTTAGCAAGAAAAAGATAAAAATTACCACCATAAAGAGTTTAATCCGTGCTAATGATATTCCAATACTTACTGGAAGCGCCCAGAAATTTTCCCAATTAACAGGTTGGAAACCAGAGGTGTCATTTTATACAACGCTGGCTGACCTCTTAAATTATTATCGTATGCAAATGGAAACTGGAATTTCGTAA
- a CDS encoding GDP-mannose 4,6-dehydratase, with translation MKALITGITGFAGSHLAEYLLTQKDCKVFGIYRWRSRMENITHILNKIKLFECDLRDAVSVNNVIKQVKPDMIFHLAAQSYVPMSWVAPAETLTTNIIGELNIFESIRNVGLTDCRVQLACSSEEYGQVFPSEVPIKETNPLRPLSPYGVSKVAQDLLGFQYHKSYGLNIIRTRAFNHTGPRRGEVFVTSNFSKQIAEIEKGKRKPIIYVGNLSAVRDFTDVRDVVRAYYLCLKKGTPGEVYNICTGKGYKIKEVLDILLSLSKVDIEIKVDPKRLRPSDVELLIGDPTKIKKEIGWSPEIPFKQTLKDLLDYWRERV, from the coding sequence ATGAAAGCATTAATAACCGGGATTACTGGTTTTGCTGGTAGTCATTTAGCCGAATATCTATTAACCCAAAAAGATTGTAAGGTATTTGGCATTTATCGTTGGCGTTCGCGTATGGAAAACATCACCCACATTCTAAATAAAATCAAACTTTTTGAGTGCGATTTACGCGATGCGGTATCAGTTAATAATGTGATTAAACAGGTTAAACCGGATATGATTTTTCATCTGGCAGCACAAAGTTATGTGCCAATGTCTTGGGTCGCTCCAGCAGAAACATTAACTACTAATATTATTGGCGAATTGAACATTTTTGAAAGCATACGAAATGTGGGGTTAACGGACTGTCGAGTTCAACTCGCTTGCTCGAGCGAAGAATATGGTCAAGTCTTTCCTTCAGAAGTGCCAATTAAAGAAACTAATCCGCTGCGTCCGCTAAGTCCATATGGAGTAAGTAAGGTTGCTCAAGACTTATTAGGATTTCAGTATCATAAAAGTTATGGCTTGAATATTATTCGCACTCGAGCTTTTAATCATACCGGACCAAGAAGAGGAGAAGTCTTTGTTACTTCTAATTTTTCTAAACAGATTGCGGAAATTGAAAAAGGCAAACGTAAACCAATAATTTATGTGGGAAATTTATCGGCCGTACGAGATTTTACCGATGTCCGAGACGTGGTCCGCGCTTATTATCTCTGCCTGAAAAAAGGAACGCCTGGAGAAGTCTATAATATTTGTACTGGTAAAGGCTATAAAATTAAAGAGGTACTGGATATTTTACTTTCCTTGAGCAAAGTTGATATTGAAATTAAAGTTGACCCAAAAAGATTACGACCATCTGATGTTGAACTTTTAATTGGCGACCCGACTAAAATTAAAAAGGAAATTGGCTGGAGCCCAGAAATCCCTTTTAAGCAAACGCTAAAAGATTTATTAGATTACTGGCGGGAACGAGTTTAG